In the genome of Asterias amurensis chromosome 16, ASM3211899v1, one region contains:
- the LOC139949292 gene encoding uncharacterized protein, translated as MGRDNAWSVLFSFLFIFVTQVNAELCPNTDNVYCDYDQYCCGSLCCANYDGGYYSYGFWNIWYFWFIVFFILMTCCGGCGFYRRRQAYMNGNRSTIIAGPGTIIPPPRGGTVPTGAYPAQPISTGPQSYYQGPPTYDEAVNKPYMYPKTEPYGQPPVMPINGATPYPQANPAYPPTSPNPAYPPAAPNPAYPQGAPNAAYPPTSPNAAYPPTTGYPYPATTATPSNPTATPSNPTATPMPEPPPYTETVSNATQASAAVDPVAS; from the exons atGGGTAGAGATAATGCCTGGAGTGTCTTATTTTCGTTTCTTTTTATATTCGTAACACAG gTTAATGCAGAGCTGTGCCCAAATACAGATAACGTTTA CTGTGACTACGACCAATACTGCTGTGGATCGTTATGCTGCGCTAACTATGACGGGGGATACTACAGCTATGGCTTCTGGAACATCTGGTATTTCTG GTTCATCGTTTTCTTCATCTTGATGACATGCTGTGGAGGGTGTGGTTTCTACCGTCGCCGCCAGGCATACATGAACGGCAACCGCAGCACCATCATTGCCGGACCAGGCACCATTATTCCACCCCCACGAGGGGGCACTGTACCCACGGGGGCTTACCCCGCTCAGCCGATCTCAACTGGCCCTCAGAGTTACTACCAAGGTCCTCCTACATATGATGAG GCGGTGAACAAACCCTACATGTACCCAAAGACAGAACCCTATGGCCAGCCACCAGTGATGCCAATCAATGGAGCCACACCCTACCCACAAGCCAACCCAGCGTACCCCCCAACCTCGCCCAACCCTGCCTACCCCCCAGCTGCACCTAACCCAGCCTACCCTCAAGGCGCTCCCAACGCAGCCTACCCACCAACCTCACCCAACGCTGCATACCCCCCTACCACTGGGTATCCTTACCCTGCTACTACTGCCACGCCCTCCAACCCCACTGCCACGCCCTCCAATCCCACTGCCACGCCCATGCCGGAACCTCCACCCTATACGGAGACGGTGAGCAATGCAACCCAAGCCTCAGCTGCAGTTGATCCCGTGGCCTCATGA